gtactgtagttaaatgtcctgtatgtactgtagttaaATGTCCTGTAGTTAAAtgtcctgtatgtactgtagttaaatgtcctgtatgtactgtagttaaatgtcctgtgtgtactgtagttaaatgtcctgtatgtactgtagttaaATGTCCTGTAGTTAAATGTCCTGTGTGTACTGTAGTTAAAtgtcctgtatgtactgtagttaaatgtcctgtatgtactgtagttaaatgtcctgtatgtactgtagttaaatgtcctgtgtgtactgtagttaaatgtcctgtatgtactgtagttaaatgtcctgtatgtactgtagttaaatgtcctgtatgtactgtagttagTTACATCGCTGTAGCTCTGAGGACTACATATCGCTGTAGCTCTGAGGACTACACATCGCTGTAGCTCTGAGGACTACACATCGCTGTAGCTCTGAGGACTACACATCGCTGTAGCTCTGAGGACTACATATCGCTGTAGCTCTGAGGACTACACATCGCTGTAGCTCTGAGGACTACATATCGCTGTAGCTCTGAGGACTACATATCGCTGTAGCTCTGAGGACTACATATCGCTGTAGCTCTGAGGACTACATATCGCTGTAGCTCTGAGGACTACATATCGCTGTAGCTCTGAGGACTACATATCGCTGTAGATCTGAGGACTACATATTGCTGTAGCTCTGAGGACTACATATTGCTGTAGCTCTGAGGACTACATATCGCTGTAGCTCTGAGGACTACATATCGCTGTAGCTCTGAGGACTACATATCGCTGTAGCTCTGAGGACTACATATCGCTGTAGCTCTGAGGACTACACATTGCTGTAGCTCTGAGGACTACATATCGCTGTAGCTCTGAGGACTACATATCGCTGTAGCTCTGAGGACTACACATCGCTGTAGCTCTGAGGACTACATATCGCTGTAGCTCTGAGGACTACACATCGCTGTAGCTCTGAGGACTACAACAACTCACAATTAGGAGTTAAATGTACAATTTGCATTTCTTCTATAGCTCATTGAGTAATGACAATGTATTGATTCAGGGAAGTGTTTTTTCATTTTGGGACATGTTATTAAATCTACCAAAAATCTGTTATTAAATCTACCAAAAATCTGTTATTAAATCTAGATGGTGAATAATAGACTTATGCTCGTCTCCTCGTCTCCACAGCCACACCTCATCCTGGAGGGTTCAAGTGCTTCACATGTAAAGATGCACCAGACAACTACGAATGCAATCGCTGGGCTCCGGACGTATACTGCCCACGAGGTAATTACAGTAAGGTATTTCTGGTATTTACAGCCTGCTCTGTATCTATCATCAAACCCTGTTTTTCAGACCCTCTCGACTCCATCCAGAGCAGAAATATAAATTACAGGAAAATACCAGGCTGTAAAATGAAGGGTTATCAATGTTGTCTTTGCTGGTTTCTGTATCTTAAACAGTGTATTTCACTTCAGCTGGACATGTTTAGATACGACATTGAATTGGCAGGTTGTATAATTCCACAGGCTCTCTTCTTTTATATAGATGATATTTTGATCTTAAAAGCACATTCTATGAGTTATTAACAAATGATGAATAGTAGTTTATCACATGAAATGTGAGGATTGGTTTAATCACTGGAATCCATCTGAACCTCAGGCTCTTTCAGTGTTACCGTCCACTTCAGTAAGTAGATTGTTACCACATGATATTCATGGATTTTTCTTTAACCTTTAtcttactaggcaagtcagttaagaacaaattattattttcaatgacggcctaggaacagtgggttaactacctgttcaggggcagaacgacagatttgtaccttgtcagctcggggattcgaacttgcaacctttcggttactagtacaacactctaaccactaggctaccctgctgttgAAAAGTAAGCTACATTTGTGTTTACAATAACTGACATACAATAATGTGACAGCGATGTGTTCTTATCATCGTTCAACTTATTGCTCATTGGTCCGTTAGATCACATGATTCCATCTCACAGCTGTTATTTCTCCATAGTGTCTGAACATTAGATCACATGATTCCATCTCACAGCTGTTATTTCTCCATAGTGTCTGAACGTTAGATCACATGATTCCATCTCTCAGCTGTTATTTCTCCATAGTGTCTGAACGTTAGATCACATGATTCCATCTCTCAGCTGTTATTTCTCCATAGTGTCTGAACGTTAGATCACATGATTCCATCTCTCAGCTGTAAATATTTCAGATTGCACCTTTAACgacagtgtctgtgtgtctgacagaGACCAGGTACTGCTACACCCTCCATGTGTTGGACGTCCAGGGGAAGACAGTGTCTGTGACCAAACGCTGCGTGGCCCTGGCCCACTGTCTGTCTACAGGCTGCACCCAGGACAACCATGAAGGATACAAGGTCATTCCAGAAGCCTCTTTCCTTTGAATAACATTACATTTCTGACACGGCTGCTGAAGCAACTCCTAAATGTACAAGTGCATTTCATTTACCAGGTGAGGGACTAACCAGGGGCAGTTCTCAACGGGGACACACATACAGCATGTATGGAAAGAAAGATGATGTTTGAACTTTTATTAGTAATATTTTCAGTTCAGaatgtgtctctctgctctgtggtgtctggtgtgATTTACCACACTGTCATAGTAATCCCCAGGCCCTGGTTTAGAATGATCTCACTTGGATAAGAATCTGTTCCCTTCTCAGCCGTTGTTATTTGAATGTCTTTCTGGAAATTcctctgtctgtgttctgttTGTGGACTGTCTGTAGTTTGTCTGTgttggtctgtagtctgtctgtgtttggtctgtagtctgtctgtcgtttgtatgtgttctgtctgtagtttgtatgtgttctgtctgtagtttgtctgtgttctgtctgtgtttggtctgtagtctgtctgtgtttggtctgtagtctgtctgtgttcgggctgtagtctgtctgtagtttgtatgtgttctgtctgtgttcggTCTGTAGtttgtctgtgttctgtctgtagtttgtctgtgttctgtctgtagtttgtctgtgttctgtctgtagtttgtctgtgttctgtctgtagtttgtctgtgttctgtctgtagtttgtctgtgttctgtctgtagtttgtctgtgttctgtctgtagtttgtatgtgttctgtctgtagtttgtatgtgttctgtctgtagtttgtatgtgttctgtctgtagtctgtctgtagtttgtatgtgttctgtctgtgttctgtttGTGGACTGTCTGTAGTTTGTCTGTgttggtctgtagtctgtctgtgtttggtctgtgttctgtctgtagtttgtatgtgttctgtctgtagtttgtatgtgttctgtctgtagtttgtatgtgttctgtctgtagtttgtatgtgttctgtctgtagtctgtctgtgttctgtctgtagtctgtctgtgttcggtctatagtctgtctgtagtttgtatgtgttctgtctgtgttctgtttgtggactgtctgtagtctgtctgtgttggtctgtagtctgtctgtgtttggtctgtgttctgtgtttggtctgtgttctgtgtttggtctgtgttctgtctgtagtttgtatgtgttctgtctgtagtttgtatgtgttctgtctgtagtttgtatgtgttctgtctgtagtctgtctgtagtttgtatgtgttctgtctgtagtttgtatgtgttctgtctgtagtttgtatgtgttctgtctgtagtttgtatgtgttctgtctgtagtctgtctgtgttcggtctgtagtctgtctgtgttcggtctatagtctgtctgtagtttgtatgtgttctgtctgtagtttgtatgtgttctgtctgtagtttgtatgtgttctgtctgtagtctgtctgtgttcggtctgtagtctgtctgtgttcggtctatagtctgtctgtagtttgtatgtgttctgtctgtgttctgtttgtggactgtctgtagtctgtctgtagtctgtctgtgttggtctgtgttctgtctgtgtttggtctgtgttctgtctgtagtttgtatgtgttctgtctgtagtttgtatgtgttctgtctgtagtttgtatgtgttctgtctgtagtctgtctgtgttcggtctgtagtctgtctgtgttcggtctatagtctgtctgtagtttatgtgttctgtctgtgttctgtttgtggactgtctgtagtctgtctgtgttggtctgtagtctgtctgtgttggtctgtgttctgtctgtgtttggtctgtgttctgtctgtagtttgtatgtgttctgtctgtagtttGTATGTGTTTGGTCTGTAGTTTGtatgtgttctgtctgtagtctgtctgtgttcggtctgtagtctgtctgtagtttgtatgtgttctgtctgtagtttgtatgtgttctgtctgtagtttgtatgtgttctgtctgtagtttgtatgtgttctgtctgtagtttgtctgtgttctgtctgtagtttgtatgtgttctgtctgtagtttgtctgtgttctgtctgtgttctgtttGTGGACTGTCTGTAGTTTGTCTGTgttggtctgtagtctgtctgtgtttggTCTATAGTCTGTCTGTAGTTTGTATGTGTTCTGTTTGTGgactgtctgtagtctgtctgtgttcggtctgtagtctgtctgtagtctgtatgtgttctgtctgtagtctgtctgtgttctgtctgtagtttGTATGTGTTCTGTCTGTATATTTAGATTTTTGCTGAAAGCACCATTTCATCTATTCaaattgtgtgtgcgtgttaacGTACGAGGTGAATAAAGGTGATTCTATCTCTACTCCTGATTCCAGGTCTGCACTGCTTGCTGTGAAGGAAACATCTGTAACATGCAGTTGCCAAGAAACAAGACAGACGCCATCttttccaccacctctctcctccacagcAGTAACGGTCTACTCACACACTACTGGCTGCTCACTGGCTGTCTGAGCTCTACCGTCATCAGCGTCATGCTATCCAACAGTCTGTGACATCTAACACTCCTACAGTCATCAGCATCATGCTATCCAACAGTCTGTGACATCTAACACTCCTACAGTCATCAGGATCATGCTATCCAACAGTCTGTGACATCTAACACTCCTACAGTCATCAGCATCATGCTATCCAACAGTCATCAGCATCATGCTATCCAACAGTCTGTGACATCTAACACTCCTACAGTCATCAGCATCATGACATCTAACACTCCTACAGTCATCAGCATCATGCTATCCAACAGTCATCAGCATCATGCTATCCAACAGTCATCAGCATCATGACATCTAACACTCCTACAGTCATCAGCATCATGACATCTAACACTCCTACAGTCATCAGCGTCATGCTATCCAACAGTCTGTGACATCTAACACTCCTACAGTCATCAGCGTCATGCTATCCAACAGTCATCAGCATCATGCTATCCAACAGTCATCAGCGTCATGCTATCCAACAGTCTGTGACATCTAACACTCCTACAGTCATCAGCATCATGCTATCCAACAGTCATCAGCGTCATGCTATCCAACAGTCATCAGCATCATGCTATCCAACAGTCATCAGCATCATGCTATCCAACAGTCTATGACATCTAACACTCCTACAGTCATCAGCGTCATGCTATCCTACAGTCATCAGCATCATGCTATCCAACAGTCATCAGCGTCATGCTATCCAACAGTCATCAGCATCATGCTATCCAACAGTCATCAGCGTCATGCTATCCAACAGTCTGTGACATCTAACACTCCTACAGTCATCAGCATCATGCTATCCAACAGTCTGTGACATCTAACACTCCTACAGTCATCAGCGTCATGCTATCCAACAGTCTGTGACATCTAACACTCCTACAGTCATCAGCATCATGCTATCCAACAGTCTATGACATCTAACACTCCTACAGTCATCAGCATCATGCTATCCAACAGTCTGTGACATCTAACACTCCTACAGTCATCAGCATCATGCTATCCAACAGTCTGTGACATCTAACACTCCTACAGTCATCAGCATCATGCTATCCAACAGTCTATGACATCTAACACTCCTACAGTCATCAGCGTCATGCTATCCAACAGTCATCAGCATCATGCTATCCAACAGTCATCAGCATCATGCTATCCAACAGTCTGTGACATCTAACACTCCTACAGTCATCAGCATCATGACATCTAACACTCCTACAGTCATCAGCATCATGACATCTAACACTCCTACAGTCATCAGCGTCATGCTATCCTACAGTCATCAGCATCATGCTATCCAACAGTCTGTGACATCTAACACTCCTACAGTCATCAGCATCATGCTATCCAACAGTCTGTGACATCTAACACTCCTACAGTCATCAGCATCATGCTATCCAACAGTCTGACATCTAACACTCCAACAGTCATCAGCGTCATGCTATCCAACAGTCATCAGCATCATGCTATCCAACAGTCATCAGCATCATGCTATCCAACAGTCATCAGCATCATGCTATCCAACAGTCATCAGCGTCATGCTATCCAACAGTCATCAGCGTCATGCTATCCAACAGTCATCAGCATCATGCTATCCAACAGTCTGTGACATCTAACACTCCTACAGTCATCAGCATCATGCTATCCAACAGTCATCAGCATCATGCTATCCAACAGTCATCAGCATCATGCTATCCAACAGTCTGTGACATCTAACACTCCTACAGTCATCAGCATCATGCTATCCAACAGTCATCAGCATCATGCTATCCAACAGTCTGTGACATCTAACACTCCTACAGTCATCAGCATCATGCTATCCAACAGTCATCAGCATCATGCTATCCAACAGTCATCAGCGTCATGCTATCCAACAGTCATCAGCGTCATGCTATCCAACAGTCTGTGACATCTAACACTCCTACAGTCATCAGCATCATGACATCTAACACTCCTACAGTCATCAGCATCATGCTATCCAACAGTCTGTGACATCTAACACTCCTACAGTCATCAGCATCATGCTATCCAACAGTCTGTGACATCTAACACTCCTACAGTCATCAGCGTCATGCTATCCAACACTCCTTCTGCATGGTAGAGCAAGTAGATGTACAGTTTGATCACCAGATATTTGGTGTTATAATTTTATGAAGTTGCTTTTCTGttgtttaatttatttaatttttcCTATTTTTAAACCGAGACAGTATTGACGGAATCTTCTAGATTTTGTCTCATCATAAGAAGTTCTCCTGTTATATTTACTGGATTCTATGTGCAGAATGTGATATATGTACATAGTATTTATTTTGTATAATACATTTAACAATTGTTAAATACCTGTAGTTAACATTGGATTCAGGTAGAATGAAAAATGAACTAGGTTGCAGTGCGGTGTTTTTGTTCCTGGAGTCGTGTGATTGGTTGGTTTAGGCTGTGTGCCCACCAAACCCATGAGACTGATGACTGATCATTTCCTCTCAACCCATTGGCTATCTGGCACTGGAAGATATGACGTCAACCATAACACTACAACGTTGTAATGTTTCTGTATTTCTCACAGTTCTGTCCAATAGAAAGGTTGCCACTTATTGATTAGCATGTCGTCTTGAGGATGATGGTCTAAACATCCTGTACTGATCCCATATACCAGGTTTGGTATATATTGTGTTCACCATTAAATGTATTACACCAGGTTTGGTATACATTGTGTACACCATTAAATGTATTACACCAGGTTTGGTATACATTGTGTTCACCATTAAATGTATTACACCAGGTTTGGTATACATTGTGTACACCATTAAATGTTTGCCTGAACATGtttctacagtataaacagtatccACATAACCAGATAGTGTAGTTTGTGAAATGCAAGATATTTTAGATCCCGCATGAGGCGTGTGGAGTCAGACTGAGGTAAGGTTTCCACAGTTAAGGTAACATTAGGCAGAAATACAACGAAAGGTTTGGAGCTTAGAGGTGCAGAAAAAAAGGACCATTCTAACagccctctctttttctcgcctCTCTGCTTTCCTCTCCAGGAAGTAAAAAGGTCTTTCTCAGAGCCTCGGCGTCCAGGAGGTGTAGTTTAAAAGCCTTGTGAAGGAGATTATGTTAAGCTGCAGGGGTGTTCATTTTAAAGGACTTCCTTTATCTGATTCTGGCCGACAGACTGGATGGTCACAGTTCCAAACCCATCAGTCCTTCTCAAATCAGTGTTTAGCCTAAAGTTTTTAGAGGTGTGAAATGAGATGTTTCTCTTACCCAAACAACATACTCTTTGTCCTGGGAACACTTTACTAAAAGAGAAGGCCCAGAAGTCATATATttttatgggactcccaatcacggccggttcaGATACAGCATGGATTCgaacacctctagcactgagatgcagagtAAACGCATTACCTCAAGGCCAGGCATATTCATTTCAATTTCTCCTCGTGTTTGTGTTCCCTAATTAGCGCTAGGAAATTAGCAAAGAGTTAATTGCATTGTATGCAAGGAGGACAGAGGACAAACTGAAAATCTCTTTTGGATTAGCTATtcattattttgtttagtgttgtgtgttGCCTCACAAGTCGCTACTTTCTTACATACATTAGATGAATGAATAATTAAATGACTGAATGATGTGTACCATACCAGCAACGTAGACATTTTAATTCATTTTGGTGGAAATGTACAAGACTCCTCCAAGACACCATATTTCTATTCCCATTGTGCAAGTGAAGGAAAACCCTGTACAGTAGCAATACTCTGTAGACACTAGATTAGTCTGAAAGTGTTAACTATATTAGACTAGATTCAATCCGTAGTGCTGAATTTGAGTGTTACAGCACGATATAAATGTAAAGATTATTTCAGATTGAACTGAGATATGCAGCGTTAACCGTGAATGCGGAACATTGCCTTCGGAGTGATATCTCACGGCTCTTCAGCACCAAGGCCAGGAAAAGGGCCCTCAGTCAAAGGTAGCTAGGTGGTTTATTGGGTGTTTAAACACAGCTGTCAGAGGGATCTTCCTCAGTCAAGTCTTTATATCATCAGAGTCAACGACAGATCGCAGCACTACTGTACGCAACCTACCTGTCTACTTCCAAGTACATAGttatatagcctggtcccagatctgtttgtgtcctCTGACCAACTTTGGCAAGACAGCACTAACAGAacgacacaaacagatctgggaccaggttaacaTAGTTAGGCATGCGTCTGAAGACAACAACCCATGAGAACTTCCTCTCCATGCTGGTGTGGTGAAGACAACGGCATAATGGGCAACGCTTTTCCTCCAAAACAATCCAGAGTGAACAAACAGAGGTCAGGGCACAAACAGTCTTTTGGATAGTGAGCTACATCATCAAACAGAGGTCAGGGCTCAAACAGTCTTTTGGATAGTGAGATACATCATTCTCGCATGGtgataataaaatataaaaactagTCCCCGTCTTCAAATGCACTTGACTGGCCTTGAAGTCTTTCCATGACGTGACTGTTAGCAGGTGCAGTGGTGAAAACAGTACCAACAAACGTGGGTGTTCCCCTCAGGACGTGACGGATAACTGTGCAGGATCCAGAGGCCTCGATGTGGAAACCGAGACggctccactcctcctctttgAGTAGTGGGTGGTTGGAGTGAGAGCCAAAGAACTGTGGGACAAGACAAAGGAATGATGTGGTTGTCTTGAAGACTACATACCGTCTCCTGGAGAATATCGCAGATTGAT
This window of the Oncorhynchus gorbuscha isolate QuinsamMale2020 ecotype Even-year unplaced genomic scaffold, OgorEven_v1.0 Un_scaffold_3221, whole genome shotgun sequence genome carries:
- the LOC124027438 gene encoding ly6/PLAUR domain-containing protein 6-like; translation: MMEAWPAAWVLLLTLIADWLEAAQSRDFTVKDIILLHPSTTPHPGGFKCFTCKDAPDNYECNRWAPDVYCPRETRYCYTLHVLDVQGKTVSVTKRCVALAHCLSTGCTQDNHEGYKVCTACCEGNICNMQLPRNKTDAIFSTTSLLHSSNGLLTHYWLLTGCLSSTVISVMLSNSL